One Xiphophorus maculatus strain JP 163 A chromosome 10, X_maculatus-5.0-male, whole genome shotgun sequence genomic region harbors:
- the litaf gene encoding lipopolysaccharide-induced tumor necrosis factor-alpha factor, which yields MESVKDDGVFLHTFRTVPSPRPSRADNVGAEPAGPAEPDQENRAGLTGLADIEFRIQQLHSRRFLLLKMQRCTKKDEQNRTGTAEELISEDEDEDDELRAVQTELEELQARKEELQRSGVTFTAGAQGDRTAQRPSYKETPRGGIYMLPPPPGGGAAAAADRASDDALPAERLGRTAGLTRCPSCGELVVTETHSAVSESMWLLCFLCSMVGCVAGCCLVPFHMKRLRNVHHLCPQCRHQIHTYKLL from the exons ATGGAGAGCGTGAAGGACGACGGCGTGTTCCTCCACACCTTCAGGACGGTTCCGAGCCCCAGGCCCAGCAGAGCCGACAACGTGGGGGCGGAGCCTGCCGGGCCGGCAGAACCGGACCAGGAGAACCGGGCCGGTCTAACGGGCCTGGCCGACATCGAGTTCCGCATTCAGCAGCTGCACAGCCGCCGGTTCCTGCTGCTGAAGATGCAGCGCTGCACCAAGAAGGACGAGCAGAACAGAACCGGAACCGCAGAGGAAC TGATCAGtgaggatgaagatgaggatgacGAGCTGCGGGCCGTGCAGAcggagctggaggagctgcaggccaggaaggaggagctgcagcgaAGCGGCGTCACCTTCACGGCCGGCGCCCAAGGAG ATCGCACAGCGCAGCGGCCGTCCTACAAGGAGACGCCGCGCGGAGGAATCTACatgctgccgccgccgccgggCGGGGGGGCGGCCGCCGCTGCAGACAGAGCGAGTGACGACGCCCTGCCAG CGGAGCGGCTGGGAAGGACAGCCGGACTCACCAGGTGTCCATCTTGTGGAGAGCTGGTCGTCACGGAAACCCACAGCGCCGTCAGCGAAAGCATGTGGCTGCTCTGCTTCCTGTGCTCCATGGTGGG CTGTGTGGCTGGTTGTTGTCTCGTCCCGTTCCACATGAAGCGTCTCAGGAACGTTCATCACCTCTGCCCTCAGTGCCGCCACCAGATCCACACCTACAAGCTGCTCTGA